The proteins below are encoded in one region of Telopea speciosissima isolate NSW1024214 ecotype Mountain lineage chromosome 10, Tspe_v1, whole genome shotgun sequence:
- the LOC122642541 gene encoding superoxide dismutase [Cu-Zn] 2-like produces MAAKGTVKAVALITGDNNIRGSLQFLQEPTGATHVKGKITGLSPGLHGFHIHPLGDTTNGCNSTGPHFNPLNKSHGAPSDQHRHAGDLGNIFAGPDGIAEVSIMDMQIPLSGQHSILGRAVVIHADPDDLGKGGHELSKTTGNAGARIGCGIIGLQSAV; encoded by the exons ATGGCTGCAAAGGGCACTGTTAAGGCGGTTGCTCTCATCACCGGTGACAACAACATCAGAGGTTCTCTTCAGTTCCTCCAGGAACC TACAGGAGCTACTCATGTCAAAGGGAAGATCACGGGCCTCTCTCCAGGTCTCCATGGTTTCCATATTCATCCCCTCGGTGACACCACCAATGGCTGCAATTCAACTG GCCCACATTTCAATCCACTGAATAAGAGTCATGGAGCTCCTTCTGATCAACACCGGCATGCGGGTGACCTGGGAAACATATTTGCTGGACCTGATG GAATTGCTGAGGTCTCCATCATGGATATGCAG ATTCCTCTAAGTGGTCAGCATTCCATACTGGGAAGGGCAGTTGTTATACATGCTGATCCTGATGATCTTGGTAAAG GTGGGCATGAACTTAGCAAGACAACTGGGAATGCTGGTGCAAGAATCGGATGCG GTATCATTGGGCTTCAGTCAGCTGTTTAG